The proteins below are encoded in one region of Drosophila santomea strain STO CAGO 1482 chromosome 3R, Prin_Dsan_1.1, whole genome shotgun sequence:
- the LOC120452610 gene encoding cuticle collagen 2, with translation MCACPCSGRSQPPQTNGPESCPAPGSQGGPGGRGGGAGAGPGAGPTQKRGPCGPKPCGGTKCTKCGNGGPGGRGGPGGRGGPGGRGGPGGRGSPDGGGGGPLGLRAPPNNRGPKALGLAALLFAFGVFLTLKMGLVASEIG, from the coding sequence ATGTGCGCTTGCCCTTGTTCAGGAAGGAGTCAACCACCTCAGACCAATGGCCCTGAATCTTGCCCAGCTCCTGGTTCCCAGGGCGGACCTGGTGGTCGTGGAGGTGGCGCTGGTGCTGGTCCTGGTGCTGGTCCTACCCAAAAGCGAGGACCGTGTGGTCCCAAGCCTTGTGGCGGAACAAAGTGCACTAAGTGCGGTAATGGTGGCCCTGGAGGAAGGGGTGGCCCTGGAGGAAGAGGTGGTCCCGGAGGAAGAGGTGGTCCCGGAGGCAGAGGGTCTCCCGATGGCGGTGGTGGAGGACCGCTGGGGCTAAGGGCCCCACCAAACAATCGAGGCCCCAAGGCTCTGGGACTGGCTGCTCTGCTCTTTGCCTTCGGCGTCTTCCTCACATTGAAAATGGGTCTTGTGGCCAGTGAAATTGGATGA
- the LOC120452611 gene encoding CLIP domain-containing serine protease 2: MRCLEVVTLLFSILCLSGDRSAYACHCIRLGKCAPFAHLLLHHGPGEQSAVFTKVHSASCGFQGLEPLVCCPTSRKPYHDESSFVKASRKMRFAPPDERWIWNDGGNNKDSRHSHTHSDYLAAETNLHNYWNFKEQRNCPQPVEPEFFDRRFGSGHHFLYHVEHDERNAVPRPTPKDKPIVFPGDLRFLRQGEEEIEPNLDQGPPLAPFSTTLATPIETVPASASTTTTSMPSLAQENTQGCGINVESRLLGGEQASAGQFPWLTRIAYRNRSSSRISFRCSGSLISSNHIVTAAHCVVNLVSDLELSHVRLGSQDGASPFAIEQVIVHPNYDQPKYANDIALLRINSTNGTFTPICLPLNGSTTLGNRLIGQTGVVAGWSIGNSENNGSMDTTNSNAEVRFIRLPIVNTTSCAIAYASLSENFQQPIVITPNHLCAQGMPMNDVCRGDSGGPFMDDGSSGVFGTSGRYTIIGIVAFGPTLCGVTTIPGVYTLVSSFSDWILRSINGGSDQ; encoded by the exons ATGCGGTGCCTGGAAGTCGTCACACTCTTATTCAGCATCCTGTGTTTGAGTG GGGATCGCAGTGCCTACGCCTGCCACTGCATCCGTCTCGGGAAATGTGCCCCCTTTGCCCACCTTTTACTTCACCACGGCCCCGGAGAACAGTCCGCTGTGTTCACCAAGGTGCACAGTGCCAGTTGTGGCTTCCAAGGCCTCGAGCCGCTCGTCTGCTGTCCGACATCTCGCAAGCCATATCACGATGAGTCATCCTTCGTCAAAGCAAGTCGCAAGATGCGCTTTGCGCCGCCGGATGAACGTTGGATTTGGAATGATGGGGGGAATAACAAGGACAGCCGacactcccacacacactcggATTATCTGGCAGCGGAGACCAATCTGCACAACTACTGGAACTTCAAGGAACAACGGAACTGCCCCCAGCCCGTGGAACCAGAGTTCTTCGACCGACGCTTCGGGTCGGGACACCACTTTCTGTATCATGTGGAGCACGATGAACGAAATGCAGTACCGCGACCCACTCCTAAGGATAAGCCCATAGTTTTCCCCGGTGACCTACGCTTCCTACGGCAGGGAGAAGAGGAAATTGAACCCAACTTAGATCAAGGTCCTCCTCTGGCGCCGTTTTCCACAACATTAGCTACACCAATTGAAACAGTTCCTGCTTCCGCATCCACAACCACCACATCGATGCCTTCTCTCGCACAGGAGAACACCCAAGGATGCGGCATAAATGTAGAGAGCCGACTGCTGGGAGGAGAGCAGGCCAGTGCCGGACAGTTTCCCTGGCTGACCAGGATTGCCTATCGCAACCGAA GTAGTAGCCGCATCAGCTTTCGCTGCTCCGGATCCCTGATCTCCAGCAACCACATCGTCACTGCCGCCCACTGCGTGGTCAACCTAGTCAGCGATTTGGAACT GTCCCATGTTCGATTGGGAAGTCAGGATGGGGCGAGTCCGTTCGCCATTGAGCAGGTGATAGTTCATCCTAACTACGACCAGCCCAAGTATGCAAATGACATTGCCCTCCTAAGAATCAACAGCACAAATG GCACCTTCACACCCATATGCTTACCCTTAAACGGGTCAACCACGCTGGGAAACAGGCTGATTGGGCAAACGGGAGTGGTTGCCGGTTGGAGTATTGGGAATTCGGAAA ATAATGGTTCTATGGACACAACGAACTCCAACGCTGAAGTGCGCTTCATCCGTTTGCCCATCGTAAACACCACCAGCTGCGCCATTGCCTATGCTAGTCTCAGTGAGAACTTCCAGCAGCCCATTGTCATTACACCCAATCACCTGTGCGCCCAGGGAATGCCCATGAACGACGTGTGCCGAGGCGATAGTGGCGGCCCCTTTATGGACGACGGATCCTCCGGTGTATTTGGTACAAGTGGGCGCTATACGATCATCGGCATCGTGGCCTTTGGACCCACGCTGTGCGGCGTGACCACCATTCCGGGGGTCTACACCCTGGTGAGTAGCTTCTCCGATTGGATACTGCGGAGCATTAACGGAGGATCTGACCAGTGA
- the LOC120452607 gene encoding pinin: MVNDSGLSTVDDLEQKLNSAKQSLVILNENIRRIAGRVPKDSLQRSDKFKYTQDGKKNDHNGDRPFPRNAPGGPFKDKRRMYESKNPIPRFPIEENEGRPPRINSRVIREMPTKKEIVEAQGTDSESRARNRRMFGSLLGTLQKFCQEESRLKSKEDKKAEIDRKVEKQELQERAMLRKQRETLFLDRKKKQFEIRRLEYKMARMKDFKAWEATMLNAKNNIRTKTKPHLFFRPKVHSPRTEKLLSKSKSEADVFIEFRREELEVELRNLENMNFGKVDDDNAMDESFYEEPDDEEQLDKSSLYVK, from the exons ATGGTGAATGACTCTGGTCTATCGACAGTGGACGACTTGGAGCAAAAACTGAACTCGGCCAAGCAGTCACTAGTGATACTAAATGAAAACATTCGCCGCATTGCTGGTCGCGTCCCCAAGGATTCCCTGCAGAG ATCGGACAAATTCAAATACACCCAAGATGGCAAGAAGAACGACCACAATGGTGACCGACCGTTCCCCCGAAATGCACCCGGTGGTCCCTTTAAAGACAAGCGGCGAATGTACGAAAGCAAGAACCCGATTCCACGTTTCCCCATCGAAGAGAACGAGGGTCGGCCGCCAAGGATTAATTCCCGGGTCATTCGGGAGATGCCAACAAAAAAGGAGATCGTCGAGGCACAGGGAACAGACTCCGAGTCGAGGGCCAGGAATCGCCGGATGTTTGGATCGCTGTTGGGCACCCTACAGAAGTTCTGTCAGGAGGAATCGCGACTAAAGAGCAAAGAGGATAAAAAGGCTGAGATCGATAGAAAGGTGGAAAAACAGGAACTGCAGGAAAGAGCGATGTTGAGGAAGCAGCGTGAAACACTATTCTTAGACAGGAAAAAAAAGCAGTTCGAAATCCGCCGGTTAGAGTACAAAATGGCTAGAATGAAGGATTTCAAGGCCTGGGAAGCAACTATGTTAAATGCGAAAAATAACATAAGAACAAAAACGAAACCACACCTGTTCTTCAGGCCAAAAGTGCATTCGCCTAGAACGGAAAAACTGTtgagtaaaagtaaaagtgaaGCTGATGTGTTTATAGAATTTAGACGCGAAGAACTGGAAGTCGAGCTAAGAAACTTGGAGAACATGAACTTTGGAAAGGTGGATGACGATAACGCAATGGACGAAAGTTTCTACGAAGAGCCTGACGACGAAGAGCAGTTGGATAAGT CTTCATTATACGTTAAATAA
- the LOC120452608 gene encoding uncharacterized protein LOC120452608 — MSMSNLSIDGEFRYIIQWFNEWSELQRDDFVYVFVEYLARGSSSSSSDGQVNGLVNSLANAAVQDKPMSLFQCRIKLFREWSPKWPIEFKCKLQEKISEIDAKVGEKIINELRGPHSAHNGDVAVHLNANGASEEGGDSELEQMPEPQVAEVDALATGEEADPAPEADDNRLAAVLSQETPVDDDDVEESAGEDCNSNADVNGHYPAAAVTTIAVNTSPSPSPTPQPIVEPVEQVENSVTVTVASPEVPPVA, encoded by the exons ATGTCGATGAGCAATTTATCAATAGACGGCGAGTTTCGCTACATAATTCAGTGGTTTAACGAGTGGAGCGAGCTGCAGCGGGATGACTTTGTCTATGTTTTCGTCGAGTACCTGGCCCGGGGATCCAGTTCTAGCTCCAGCGATGGCCAGGTGAATGGATTGGTCAACTCACTGGCCAACGCAGCAGTGCAGGACAAGCCTATGAGCCTGTTCCAGTGTCGC ATTAAGCTGTTCCGTGAATGGAGCCCCAAGTGGCCGATCGAGTTCAAATGCAAGCTGCAGGAAAAGATCAGTGAAATCGACGCGAAGGTGGGGGAGAAGATTATCAATGAGCTTCGGGGGCCCCATTCTGCGCACAATGGCGACGTAGCCgtgcatttaaatgcaaatggagCGAGCGAAGAGGGCGGAGACTCCGAACTGGAGCAGATGCCAGAGCCACAAGTGGCAGAGGTCGACGCTTTGGCGACAGGGGAAGAAGCTGATCCAGCTCCAGAAGCAGATGACAATCGCTTAGCGGCGGTCTTAAGCCAAGAAACACCCGTTGATGACGACGACGTGGAAGAGTCTGCCGGGGAAGATTGCAATAGCAATGCCGATGTAAATGGCCATTATCCAGCGGCTGCAGTGACAACGATTGCGGTGAATacatcaccatcgccatcccCGACTCCGCAGCCGATTGTCGAACCTGTAGAACAGGTCGAGAATAGCGTTACAGTCACTGTGGCTTCTCCAGAAGTTCCTCCAGTGGCTTAG